A window from Phaeocystidibacter marisrubri encodes these proteins:
- a CDS encoding PKD domain-containing protein, with product MKQRIGALITLTFVAISTILWWNSPTDPKSKYREIIANHPFAQRKAMTVEELNSIPKKDRPDLAWEQNFLATIDPALGRPAPERLSVVYQTIAAQYNSNKVTPGFATTPWEERGPNNVGGRTRAIMYDPNDPTHKKVWAGGTSGGLWYNNDITDPTSTWIAVNDFWANLSVTAIAHDPTNSNIWYVGTGEGWGTGATRGAGVWKSTDGGSTWNQLSATTSWYYVNDLIVRNESGTGVLYVACRDNFYSGAWHGNGQGLQRSINGGTSFSQVLPNVSGQSYNYAPADLELASNGRIWVGTQSASYGGGGGRILYSDNGTSWTTAYSSSGTGRVELACAPSNASFVYAVVESGGQVHEMVNTINAGSTWNAMNEPSDADPGIPASDFSRGQAWYDLILAVHPTNPNMVYVGAIDCFRSSNGGSTWTQLSHWYGGYGFPNVHADQHQMIFNPGNSNEMLLGNDGGIYRMTGTAGTTSVSSRNNGYNVTQFYSCAIHPNANNVQALAGSQDNGTQRFTSPGVGATNEATGGDGAFCFIDQTNPNLWISSYVYNTYYRSINGGTSFLSTEILNDPNTGRFINPADYDDNLGILYSARTNSTLSRVSNVAGSPTASSIAISGMSDMASHIRVSPYTTTSTTLFVGTGSGDLYKVTQANGSPSSTSIGSALPAGYISCVEVGASENELIVTYSNYGMTSVWYTNNGGASWVSKEGSLPDMPVRWALFNPHNRNEVLLATEVGVWTTSNFNSTYPSWSPSNQGLANVRVDMLQMRSSDDEVIAATYGRGLFTSNGFAPPAMPVANFGAVKTVACTNEAIQLVDSSTGVPTSYSWSISPNTYSYINGTGASSHQPEVHFSAAGQYTITLTVSNGSGTDTKTRNQFIQVGGYSLPFTEDFQSSISDWTLDNPDGSHTWKVVTAHNGSSSNKAAVVENYFYNGVGQRDGLISPPLNFSSYASVSLDFEYAYRRYGVGYEDSLAVYVSTDCGTTWTRVASYKETGSGGFVTGPNNTNAFVPTGASEWCGASPACPTLDISAFAGHSDVLVKFENICGYGNNLYIDNINIQGVSASPPSSAFHVSATSVCPSEVLSLTDNSTGGPTSWSWSFSPPTGVSYVNGTNANSQSPQVSFSTPGTYSINLTTTNSYGSNASSQVIQVDSLVVSTVSVNAMSTNVCFDEQVAFVAGGSNLGTHPQYLWYLNGILQPSTSVSWIHSSWSVGDYVQCKVIPDVDCPAADTVSSSIINMTVDPGLNPIISISSADTVCGATATLVTMNYSNAGPSPTIEWFVDGVQIAQTGASVYISRQVDYTLYGVLTTDEPCEKSDTTPLKTIYVDTAYSPSVSLVSSPSSVCAGDSVFFTATGLGAGPGAYYQWEVNGIVQSGVTGNTFFIPALQGGEYVLVRYFTTQNCSFSNFDSDVIQIPAGSGPPSVAIQLDSSSVGSYCDGQNFVFTATVSNVSPYENVTWMKNGVVVGTAHHGVSQTFNGLNNGDQISATITSTLPCVLNRIDTSDVLVMNLAPLPVVTLTGSISRMNLCEEDTVDLTFSPSGGTLTGQGLVGNQFIPTIAGNGVKWVRYAYADPSTGCSTYQVLNFNVTLVPKPTVNYINGKLVTPLNGYDYQWYDGNGVIIGATNSSYTPTQNGVYRLEVSKDSCSKMSDELIVDDISVPEWKGIEALLLYPNPTQRMLTLYSNSTVTDEVVLTISDAKGAVLTTRSTTIEIGENRVEFDLLNWPPGVYTLQIQGRTGVAVRTFEVAQ from the coding sequence ATGAAGCAACGAATAGGCGCTCTCATTACTCTCACATTTGTTGCGATTTCTACAATCCTTTGGTGGAATTCACCAACTGATCCAAAATCAAAGTATCGGGAGATAATTGCCAATCATCCTTTTGCTCAGCGAAAGGCGATGACCGTAGAGGAATTGAATTCCATACCCAAGAAAGATCGACCTGATTTGGCTTGGGAACAGAACTTCCTTGCAACGATAGATCCGGCTTTAGGGCGCCCCGCACCAGAGCGTTTGTCCGTGGTCTACCAGACCATTGCTGCTCAGTATAATTCAAACAAAGTCACCCCGGGGTTTGCCACAACTCCATGGGAGGAACGCGGACCTAACAATGTAGGAGGACGCACGCGGGCTATTATGTACGATCCCAATGACCCTACTCACAAGAAGGTTTGGGCGGGTGGTACATCAGGAGGCTTATGGTACAATAATGACATCACAGATCCCACTTCAACTTGGATAGCTGTTAACGACTTTTGGGCAAACCTATCGGTTACGGCCATTGCACATGATCCGACCAATTCGAACATCTGGTATGTAGGAACAGGCGAAGGTTGGGGAACCGGTGCAACCCGAGGAGCTGGAGTATGGAAATCAACCGATGGAGGTTCAACTTGGAACCAATTGTCGGCCACCACTTCATGGTATTACGTGAATGACTTGATAGTTCGCAATGAAAGCGGAACAGGGGTACTTTATGTAGCCTGTAGAGATAACTTTTACAGTGGCGCATGGCATGGAAACGGTCAGGGGTTGCAACGCTCCATCAATGGTGGTACGAGCTTTTCCCAAGTGTTGCCGAATGTTTCGGGACAGAGCTACAACTATGCACCTGCCGATCTGGAATTGGCCAGCAATGGTCGAATTTGGGTAGGGACGCAATCGGCCTCTTATGGAGGTGGAGGAGGAAGAATTCTCTACAGTGATAATGGAACGAGTTGGACCACGGCATATTCCTCTTCTGGTACAGGCAGAGTGGAATTGGCATGTGCACCGAGTAATGCATCTTTTGTGTATGCTGTAGTGGAGAGTGGCGGACAAGTTCATGAGATGGTCAATACAATTAATGCGGGCTCTACGTGGAATGCCATGAATGAACCGAGTGATGCCGACCCTGGAATTCCCGCCTCCGACTTCAGTAGAGGACAAGCCTGGTACGATTTGATTTTAGCCGTCCATCCCACCAATCCCAATATGGTTTATGTGGGAGCTATCGACTGTTTCAGAAGTTCGAATGGCGGAAGTACATGGACACAACTTTCCCATTGGTATGGAGGTTATGGCTTCCCGAATGTCCATGCTGATCAACACCAAATGATCTTCAACCCGGGTAACTCCAACGAGATGCTATTGGGCAATGATGGAGGAATTTACCGAATGACAGGAACTGCTGGAACCACTTCTGTTTCGTCTCGAAATAACGGTTACAACGTCACCCAGTTCTATTCCTGTGCGATTCACCCCAATGCAAACAATGTTCAGGCATTAGCGGGTTCGCAAGACAACGGTACACAGCGATTTACTTCACCAGGTGTCGGTGCGACCAATGAGGCTACAGGTGGTGATGGGGCGTTCTGTTTCATCGATCAGACCAACCCCAATCTGTGGATATCCTCCTATGTGTATAACACCTATTACAGATCCATCAACGGAGGTACGTCCTTTTTGAGTACAGAAATTTTGAATGATCCCAATACTGGACGGTTCATCAATCCCGCCGATTACGATGATAATCTCGGGATACTATACTCTGCCCGAACGAACTCAACTCTAAGTAGAGTGAGTAATGTTGCGGGGTCGCCAACAGCTTCGTCCATTGCGATTAGCGGAATGTCGGATATGGCCTCGCACATTCGTGTTTCGCCTTACACGACGACCTCTACCACCTTATTCGTCGGAACAGGATCGGGCGACTTGTACAAGGTGACCCAAGCCAACGGAAGTCCTTCCTCTACGAGTATTGGTTCCGCACTTCCGGCAGGATACATCTCTTGTGTGGAGGTTGGCGCTTCTGAAAATGAGTTGATTGTGACGTATAGTAATTATGGAATGACTTCCGTTTGGTATACCAATAATGGTGGCGCTTCTTGGGTTTCTAAGGAAGGCAGTTTGCCTGATATGCCTGTGCGTTGGGCCTTGTTCAATCCTCACAATAGAAATGAAGTTCTACTAGCTACAGAGGTGGGCGTTTGGACGACATCCAATTTCAATTCTACCTATCCTTCCTGGTCGCCAAGCAATCAAGGGTTGGCGAATGTTAGGGTGGATATGCTCCAAATGCGCAGTTCAGATGACGAAGTGATTGCAGCCACCTATGGACGAGGCTTGTTCACGAGTAATGGATTCGCGCCTCCAGCCATGCCAGTTGCCAATTTTGGAGCAGTAAAGACCGTAGCATGTACCAATGAAGCCATTCAACTAGTGGATTCGAGTACGGGAGTTCCAACTTCTTATAGCTGGAGTATTTCTCCGAATACGTATAGCTACATCAACGGGACTGGCGCTTCATCCCATCAACCTGAAGTGCATTTTAGCGCTGCTGGGCAGTACACCATTACTCTAACGGTTTCGAATGGAAGTGGCACCGATACGAAAACGCGAAATCAATTTATTCAGGTAGGTGGATATTCTTTGCCATTTACGGAAGACTTCCAATCGAGTATTTCAGATTGGACTTTAGACAATCCGGATGGGAGTCATACATGGAAAGTGGTAACGGCCCATAATGGTTCATCCTCCAACAAAGCTGCAGTAGTAGAGAATTACTTCTACAATGGTGTGGGACAAAGAGATGGTTTGATTTCACCTCCACTCAATTTCTCCAGCTATGCTTCGGTTTCACTGGATTTTGAATATGCCTACCGCCGCTATGGAGTGGGGTATGAGGATAGTTTAGCCGTATATGTTTCTACGGATTGTGGTACCACTTGGACTCGTGTTGCTTCTTACAAAGAAACAGGTAGCGGAGGTTTCGTAACAGGGCCGAACAACACCAATGCATTTGTGCCAACTGGAGCTTCAGAATGGTGTGGAGCCAGTCCGGCATGTCCGACCTTAGATATCAGTGCATTTGCTGGTCATTCGGATGTGTTGGTAAAGTTTGAAAACATCTGCGGATATGGAAACAATCTATATATCGACAACATCAACATTCAAGGGGTATCCGCCTCTCCACCTTCATCAGCTTTTCATGTATCCGCTACTTCTGTTTGTCCGAGCGAAGTGTTGAGCTTGACCGATAATTCAACGGGTGGTCCAACCTCTTGGAGCTGGAGTTTCTCACCTCCTACAGGGGTATCCTATGTAAATGGTACCAATGCGAATAGTCAATCTCCACAGGTGAGTTTTTCTACGCCAGGAACGTATTCCATCAATTTGACCACTACAAATTCCTATGGTTCAAACGCCTCTTCTCAAGTAATTCAAGTAGACTCATTAGTGGTTTCTACGGTGAGTGTAAATGCCATGAGTACAAATGTTTGCTTCGACGAGCAGGTGGCCTTCGTGGCAGGTGGATCGAATCTGGGAACCCATCCTCAGTACTTGTGGTACCTCAATGGAATTCTACAACCGAGTACATCTGTATCATGGATCCATTCTTCTTGGTCGGTGGGAGATTATGTGCAATGTAAGGTGATCCCAGATGTGGATTGTCCAGCTGCGGATACGGTAAGCAGTTCGATTATCAATATGACGGTAGACCCTGGACTTAATCCTATCATCTCTATCAGTTCAGCCGATACGGTTTGTGGGGCTACAGCAACATTGGTTACCATGAATTATTCCAATGCAGGACCAAGTCCAACGATAGAGTGGTTTGTTGATGGAGTTCAAATTGCTCAAACCGGCGCTTCAGTCTACATTTCTCGTCAAGTGGACTACACGCTCTACGGGGTGCTTACAACAGATGAGCCCTGTGAGAAGTCGGATACAACTCCGCTCAAAACGATTTATGTAGACACGGCATATTCACCTAGTGTCTCTTTGGTGAGTTCACCGAGTTCGGTATGTGCGGGAGATTCTGTGTTTTTCACGGCAACAGGACTGGGAGCAGGGCCTGGAGCCTATTACCAATGGGAAGTAAATGGAATCGTCCAATCTGGAGTAACGGGAAACACTTTCTTTATACCAGCGCTACAGGGAGGAGAGTATGTGCTAGTGAGATATTTTACTACTCAGAACTGCTCTTTCTCGAATTTTGATTCCGATGTGATTCAGATTCCTGCAGGAAGCGGACCGCCATCTGTTGCTATTCAGCTAGATTCGTCTAGTGTTGGTAGCTATTGTGACGGTCAAAATTTTGTCTTCACGGCCACGGTTAGCAATGTCTCCCCATATGAAAATGTCACTTGGATGAAGAATGGAGTAGTAGTGGGCACAGCTCATCATGGAGTATCTCAAACGTTTAACGGTCTAAATAATGGCGATCAGATATCGGCTACGATCACCTCCACACTTCCATGTGTGTTAAATCGGATAGATACAAGTGATGTTCTGGTCATGAATTTGGCACCTCTACCAGTGGTCACATTGACGGGGTCCATTTCTCGCATGAACCTTTGCGAAGAGGATACAGTGGACTTGACATTTAGTCCTTCGGGTGGTACACTCACGGGACAGGGTCTAGTCGGAAATCAGTTCATTCCAACGATTGCTGGCAATGGAGTGAAGTGGGTTCGCTATGCTTATGCCGACCCTTCCACGGGCTGTTCGACCTATCAAGTCTTGAATTTCAACGTGACTTTAGTTCCCAAACCAACGGTGAATTACATCAACGGTAAATTAGTTACCCCTCTCAATGGATATGATTACCAGTGGTACGACGGCAATGGAGTCATTATCGGGGCAACAAACAGTTCATACACTCCCACTCAAAATGGAGTGTACCGATTGGAAGTATCGAAAGATAGCTGTTCGAAGATGTCTGATGAGTTGATAGTAGATGATATCAGTGTCCCAGAATGGAAGGGGATTGAAGCTCTGTTATTGTATCCGAATCCAACACAACGAATGCTTACACTCTATTCGAACTCTACAGTTACGGATGAGGTTGTCTTGACCATTTCCGATGCAAAGGGAGCTGTGTTGACCACTCGAAGTACAACGATAGAAATCGGTGAAAATCGCGTGGAATTCGATTTGTTGAATTGGCCTCCGGGTGTGTATACCCTACAGATTCAAGGTAGAACTGGAGTTGCCGTCAGAACTTTTGAAGTAGCACAATAA
- the dnaX gene encoding DNA polymerase III subunit gamma/tau — MSTDNQYIVSARKYRPSTFESVVGQSHITNTLENAIEKDHLAQALLFCGPRGVGKTTCARILAKRINEHYGGENEDYSLNIFELDAASNNSVDDIRNLIDQVRFAPQVGEFKVYIIDEVHMLSQAAFNAFLKTLEEPPKHAIFILATTEKHKIIPTILSRCQIFDFKRITVEDIAKHLAWVAQQEDITADPDALHLIAQKADGALRDSLSIFDRIASFSDQNITYQAVLDNLNILDYDYYFRAVDSIMAGDVQNTLLLFREVLDKGFDGHMFITGLAAHFRDLLVGKDAATLSLLEVGENIRQRYIDQSGQCSLPFLVNALKVCTECDEKYKASHNPRLHVEVALLQLLQHVAFADEKKK, encoded by the coding sequence ATGAGCACAGATAATCAATACATCGTTTCAGCCCGTAAGTATCGTCCATCTACCTTTGAATCGGTAGTGGGGCAATCGCATATCACCAATACCTTGGAGAATGCAATTGAGAAAGATCACTTGGCTCAAGCTTTGTTGTTCTGTGGACCACGTGGTGTAGGTAAAACCACTTGTGCACGTATTCTCGCTAAGAGGATTAATGAGCACTATGGTGGAGAGAACGAGGATTACAGTTTGAATATCTTCGAACTCGATGCCGCATCGAATAACTCGGTAGATGATATTCGAAACTTGATTGATCAAGTTCGCTTTGCGCCTCAAGTAGGCGAATTCAAAGTGTATATCATCGATGAGGTTCACATGTTGTCTCAAGCGGCTTTCAACGCGTTTTTGAAGACGTTGGAAGAACCGCCTAAGCACGCCATTTTCATTTTGGCAACCACGGAGAAACACAAGATCATTCCTACGATTCTCTCTCGTTGTCAGATCTTCGACTTCAAGCGAATTACGGTTGAAGATATCGCCAAGCACCTCGCTTGGGTTGCCCAACAAGAGGATATCACTGCAGATCCTGATGCGCTTCATCTCATTGCTCAAAAGGCAGATGGCGCATTGAGAGATAGCCTTTCCATCTTCGATAGAATTGCCTCTTTCTCAGATCAGAACATCACCTACCAGGCGGTACTGGATAATTTGAATATCCTCGATTACGACTACTATTTCCGAGCCGTTGATTCGATTATGGCAGGCGATGTTCAAAATACGCTTTTGCTGTTCCGAGAGGTATTGGATAAAGGCTTTGATGGCCACATGTTCATTACAGGCTTGGCCGCTCATTTCCGCGATTTGTTGGTGGGGAAGGATGCAGCAACCTTGTCGCTTTTAGAAGTGGGTGAGAATATCCGCCAACGCTACATCGACCAAAGTGGACAGTGCAGTTTGCCTTTCTTGGTAAATGCCTTAAAAGTCTGCACGGAGTGCGATGAAAAGTACAAGGCGAGTCACAATCCTCGCCTCCACGTTGAAGTCGCATTGCTTCAACTTCTACAACACGTCGCGTTTGCCGACGAAAAAAAAAAATGA
- the rpsF gene encoding 30S ribosomal protein S6, protein MNQYETVFILNPVLSDEQVREAADKYLDILKKNGAEIINHENWGLKKFAYPIEKKKSGFYHLVEFTAPGAAIAPLEVEMKRDERIMRFLTVKMDKYGVEYADKRRKKQKSNA, encoded by the coding sequence ATGAACCAGTACGAGACCGTTTTCATTTTGAATCCCGTCTTATCTGATGAACAGGTAAGGGAAGCGGCAGACAAGTATCTCGACATTCTTAAGAAGAATGGTGCAGAGATCATCAATCATGAAAATTGGGGATTGAAGAAATTCGCTTACCCAATTGAAAAAAAGAAGAGTGGTTTTTACCACCTTGTTGAATTCACAGCTCCAGGTGCGGCTATCGCTCCATTGGAAGTAGAAATGAAGCGTGACGAGCGTATCATGCGTTTCTTGACCGTTAAGATGGACAAGTACGGTGTGGAGTACGCAGATAAGCGTCGCAAGAAGCAAAAGTCTAACGCCTAA
- the rpsR gene encoding 30S ribosomal protein S18 yields the protein MNLEQTAQASSQSEIRYLQPISIDTGIKEKYCRFKKYGIKHIDHKDPEFLLRFVNEQGKILPRRITGTSLKYQRKLSVAIKRARHLGLMPYVADNLK from the coding sequence ATGAATCTGGAGCAAACAGCACAAGCCTCTTCACAGAGCGAAATCCGCTACCTTCAGCCGATCAGCATTGACACCGGCATCAAGGAAAAGTATTGTCGTTTCAAGAAGTACGGCATCAAGCACATCGACCACAAGGATCCTGAGTTCCTTCTTCGTTTCGTAAACGAGCAAGGTAAAATCCTTCCACGTCGTATCACAGGAACTTCACTTAAGTATCAACGCAAATTGTCAGTTGCCATCAAGCGTGCTCGTCACCTAGGCCTTATGCCATACGTGGCTGACAACTTGAAATAA
- the rplI gene encoding 50S ribosomal protein L9 — MDIILIQDVENLGFKDEVVTVKDGYGRNYLIPSGKARLATESAKKVLAENLRQRAHKEAKMIEDAKTIADNLQKAELKISAKAGKNGKLFGAITNSSLADELAKMGYEVDRRFIQILGGSIKNVGKHTAKMRLHREVSFDYNFEVVGTDA; from the coding sequence ATGGATATCATTCTCATTCAAGACGTAGAGAACCTTGGATTCAAGGACGAAGTGGTAACAGTAAAAGACGGCTACGGTCGTAACTACTTGATCCCTTCAGGAAAAGCTCGTTTAGCTACTGAATCAGCAAAGAAAGTTCTAGCAGAAAACCTTCGTCAGCGCGCTCACAAAGAGGCGAAGATGATCGAAGACGCGAAAACAATCGCTGATAACCTTCAGAAAGCTGAACTTAAGATTTCTGCTAAAGCTGGTAAAAACGGTAAACTCTTCGGAGCCATTACCAATAGCAGCTTGGCTGATGAACTTGCCAAAATGGGTTACGAAGTGGATCGTCGCTTCATCCAAATCCTTGGTGGTTCTATCAAAAACGTTGGAAAGCACACTGCTAAAATGCGCCTTCACCGTGAGGTGAGCTTCGACTACAACTTCGAAGTAGTTGGAACCGACGCGTAA
- a CDS encoding O-antigen ligase family protein, with the protein MSQNSRATTTLGWILIIAFGLTPIIKHTGITEHFLIIRTLVWSALLSGAGIFIFSKNKSETKIPILSILWLVFTAWMTLTGFIAEIYSSPEWLLTSSRFALYGAVLLLGSVAIQRKYLTYRDFSRGLVVYGIVGGALGLGAYLQVEDLLNIRAPFGHKNFLSAAMLLSAAGSLYSLWDKDKRWKNGAMLSLGLSVLLIILLKTRGVWIGTFAATIFLLVGVIVFKVKDAEKTLIPTKVIGIVFGIILMGLVGVSGLSKSKDTVVASDNIELRFLYWSHSMKMVAEHPLEGVGAGQWKINFPKYGLAHTNTRVSNGETAMLRPHNDYVWMFAEGGIPGGLLYIVFFGGVMGMGILKLKKSQDREEHKILLSSVALFIGFSAYAMGEFPIERVDLAIPAMFAAAFILHETKSYHFKASAANGLILVLALFSTFVTGRRFPQEAKVSIINIGNDNQDPVQILNTYKDVDLDIVDVDYVANPIPYFAGLSNSVTATMRGHDPRLFAEAESAFERALEIHPWHVATYSQYGKMYFYQKKYDKAMEMYNKGLEISPFNITIRLDKATIFMETGNAEGAALMMLSIVGQDQNPKYQNLVVQSLRRIRGPIKNTEIQQFISSVNIAEMKDPQLYNAFIRYRDSIKAQ; encoded by the coding sequence ATGAGCCAAAATTCTAGAGCTACCACCACCCTTGGTTGGATTCTTATCATCGCATTCGGATTAACTCCCATCATCAAGCATACGGGAATAACGGAGCACTTCCTTATCATCCGAACTTTAGTCTGGTCTGCTCTCCTATCAGGCGCTGGAATTTTCATTTTTTCCAAGAACAAATCGGAAACAAAAATTCCGATCCTCTCTATTCTCTGGCTCGTTTTTACTGCATGGATGACCCTCACAGGATTCATCGCGGAGATTTACAGCTCGCCAGAATGGCTCCTCACCTCTTCCCGTTTCGCACTGTATGGCGCCGTCCTTCTTCTAGGTAGCGTGGCCATCCAAAGAAAGTATCTCACCTACCGAGATTTTTCTAGAGGATTGGTGGTTTATGGTATTGTAGGAGGTGCCCTCGGACTAGGCGCATACTTGCAAGTGGAAGATCTCCTCAACATCCGAGCTCCATTTGGACATAAGAACTTTCTAAGTGCTGCCATGCTGCTCAGCGCTGCTGGCTCTCTTTATTCCCTTTGGGACAAAGACAAACGTTGGAAGAACGGCGCAATGCTGTCTCTTGGTCTCAGCGTTTTGTTGATTATCCTCTTAAAGACCAGAGGCGTTTGGATAGGCACTTTCGCAGCCACCATTTTCTTGTTGGTGGGAGTGATTGTCTTTAAGGTAAAAGACGCTGAAAAGACACTCATCCCTACCAAAGTCATTGGAATCGTCTTTGGAATCATCCTCATGGGATTGGTTGGTGTTTCAGGACTATCTAAGTCGAAGGATACCGTTGTTGCATCCGACAATATTGAACTTCGCTTCTTGTACTGGAGCCATTCTATGAAGATGGTTGCAGAACATCCTCTGGAAGGCGTTGGCGCAGGTCAATGGAAAATTAACTTTCCAAAATACGGCCTCGCTCATACCAACACGAGAGTATCCAATGGCGAAACGGCCATGCTTAGACCACACAATGATTATGTGTGGATGTTTGCAGAAGGAGGAATTCCAGGTGGACTACTCTACATCGTTTTCTTTGGAGGAGTTATGGGAATGGGAATACTGAAACTCAAGAAATCACAAGACCGCGAAGAACACAAAATCCTCCTCTCTTCTGTGGCCCTTTTTATTGGGTTCTCCGCCTACGCTATGGGCGAGTTCCCGATTGAGAGAGTTGATCTGGCTATTCCTGCCATGTTTGCAGCAGCGTTCATTCTTCACGAAACGAAATCGTATCACTTCAAAGCATCTGCTGCCAATGGACTGATTCTCGTTCTTGCCCTGTTTAGCACTTTCGTTACTGGAAGACGATTCCCTCAGGAAGCAAAGGTTTCCATCATCAATATTGGGAATGACAACCAAGACCCCGTGCAAATCTTAAACACGTATAAAGACGTAGATCTAGACATTGTGGATGTGGATTACGTTGCAAATCCCATCCCTTACTTTGCGGGGCTTTCCAATTCTGTAACCGCTACCATGCGTGGGCATGATCCGAGGTTATTTGCTGAAGCTGAATCGGCTTTTGAACGCGCACTAGAGATTCATCCATGGCATGTGGCAACCTATTCTCAATACGGCAAAATGTACTTCTACCAAAAGAAATACGATAAAGCCATGGAGATGTACAATAAGGGATTAGAGATCAGTCCGTTTAACATCACTATTCGCCTTGACAAAGCCACCATCTTTATGGAAACAGGCAATGCAGAAGGTGCTGCACTCATGATGTTGAGTATAGTGGGACAAGATCAAAATCCGAAGTATCAAAACCTAGTGGTTCAGTCGCTTCGCCGCATTCGTGGACCGATAAAAAACACAGAGATTCAGCAATTTATCTCCAGTGTGAATATCGCTGAAATGAAAGATCCCCAACTCTACAATGCCTTCATCCGTTATAGAGACAGTATCAAGGCCCAATAA